The Takifugu rubripes chromosome 3, fTakRub1.2, whole genome shotgun sequence genome contains a region encoding:
- the LOC105416260 gene encoding deoxynucleoside triphosphate triphosphohydrolase SAMHD1-like, producing MENRKRPIGEVSTYKIFNDPIHGHIELHPLLIKIIDTPQFQRLRNIKQLGGTYFVFPGASHNRFEHSIGVCHLAGQLVCSLKERQPELGISDSDCLCVQIAGLCHDLGHGPFSHMFDRMFIPKARRKLKWKHEKASLDMFDHLVKANNLKPVMKQHGLTLPKDLDFIKEQIAGPLSNGASQYSQPSSHWPYKGRKKNKSFLYEIVANKKNGIDVDKWDYFARDCHHLGIQNIFDHKRFLKFARVIEVDGEKYICTRDKEENNLYDMFHMRNCLHRRAYQHPVGNIIETMITEAFLKADKHIKIEGSGGRKRALSAAIDDMEAYTKLTDQMFEQILNSSSPELAEPRKILHDITCRRIYKYLGQTQSKKTLKESEEKLQAELAQTVPEIGANDVHLQQDDFVVNLITMDYGMKGQNPIENVRFYSKDDLNKAFRIDKDQMSKLLPVNFTEQVIRVYCKKTDDDSLKAAKNMFVRWCQKRKFSKPKDGDVITPDVTPLKPKWSRSKKGKDGERPSRAGDTSNPSGRKKRKYDS from the exons ATGGAGAACCGAAAACGCCCGATCGGCGAGGTTTCGACATATAAG ATTTTTAATGACCCCATCCATGGTCACATCGAGCTGCACCCTCTTCTCATCAAAATCATCGACACCCCCCAGTTCCAGAGACTGCGAAACATCAAGCAGCTCGGAGGGACCTACTTTGTTTTCCCCGGAGCGTCCCACAACCGCTTTGAACACAGCATAGG GGTGTGCCACCTGGCAGGACAACTTGTTTGTTCTCTGAAAGAGAGGCAGCCAGAACTTGGTATCTCGGACAGCGACTGCCTGTGCGTGCAGATAGCAGGGCTGTGCCACGACCTGG GTCACGGTCCATTCTCCCACATGTTTGATCGCATGTTCATCCCTAAAGCACGGCGGAAGCTGAAATGGAAG catgagAAGGCTTCTTTAGACATGTTTGACCACCTGGTTAAAGCCAACAACCTGAAGCCAGTGATGAAACAGCACGGGCTGACACTGCCCAAGGACCTGGACTTCATCAAGGAACAGATTGCTGGACCACTGAGCAATGGAGCATCCCAGTACAGCCAG CCATCCTCCCATTGGCCGTATAAAGGCCGTAAAAAGAACAAGTCCTTCCTCTATGAGATCGTGGCCAACAAGAAAAACGGCATCGACGTGGACAAGTGGGACTACTTTGCAAG GGACTGCCACCACTTGGGCATCCAGAATATTTTTGACCATAAACGCTTCCTGAAATTTGCCAGGGTGATTGAGGTGGATGGGGAGAAGTACATCTGCACTAGAGACAAG GAAGAGAACAACCTGTACGACATGTTCCACATGAGAAACTGCCTCCACCGAAGAGCCTACCAGCACCCGGTGGGCAACATCATCGAGACCAT GATCACGGAGGCCTTTCtgaaagcagacaaacacatcaAGATTGAAGGATCGGGGGGGAGAAAACGCGCTCTGTCCGCAGCCATAGATGACATGGAAGCCTACACCAAGCTAACAG ATCAAATGTTTGAGCAAATACTGAACTCCTCTTCCCCGGAACTGGCCGAACCAAGGAAGATTCTTCATGACATCACTTGCCGACGCATCTACAAGTATTTGGGCCAAACACAGTCAAAAAAAACTCTTAAAGAGtcagag GAGAAACTTCAAGCTGAGTTGGCTCAAACTGTTCCAGAGATTGGTGCCAACGATGTTCATCTGCAACAAGACGACTTTGTAGTCAAT CTGATTACTATGGACTACGGCATGAAGGGTCAGAACCCCATCGAAAATGTGCGTTTCTACAGCAAAGATGACCTGAACAAGGCCTTCAGGATTGACAAGGACCAG atgTCTAAACTTCTTCCAGTGAACTTTACTGAGCAGGTGATCAGGGTCTACTGCAAGAAGACTGATGACGACAGCCTAAAAGCAGCCAAGAATATGTTTGTCCGGTGGTGTCAGAAGAGGAAATTCTCCAAGCCGAAG GACGGGGACGTGATCACACCGGACGTGACGCCTCTGAAGCCCAAATGGTCCAGAAGCAAAAAAGGCAAAGACGGGGAGCGTCCCAGCCGCGCTGGAGACACGAGCAACCCAAGTGGGCGAAAAAAGCGGAAATATGACTCCTGA